The Rhizobium viscosum genomic sequence GTGATGATCCGCTTCGACACGTTTGCAACCGCGATCGTCGACCAGTTCCAGTCTTCCTACAACAGCCCGGCTTCCAACATGCTTGGCGGCGTGCTCGTCGCCTGCTGCCTGTTCCTGCTTGGCCTCGAGATCCTGCTGCGCGGCAATGAGCGATATGCACGCGTTGGCTCCGGCTCAGCGCGCCCGGCAGACCGTCGCCGGCTCGGCTGGTTTGTCGTGCCCGCCGTGGCTCTGCCGATCGTCCTTGCAGCGCTGACGCTCGGTGTGCCGCTGATCACGCTCGGCCGCTGGCTCTATCTCGGCGGGCTCGGCATCTGGCGCATCGAGGTGGCGAGCGCCTTTGTGCAGACGATCGTTCTCGCCATCGCCGGTGGCGTGCTGACGACGATTGCCGCAATGCCCATGGCCTGGCTCTCTGTGCGCGCGCCGGGCCGTCTCCAGCGCATCCTCGAAGCCTGCCATTATTACGTTGGTTCGCTGCCGGGTGTCGTCGTGGCGCTTGCGCTTGTCTCGATCACCGTTCGTCTCATCCTGCCGCTGTACCAGACCTTTGCAACGCTGCTCGTTGCCTATGTGCTGCTTTTCCTGCCGCGCGCCATGGTCGGCCTGCGCGCCAGCATCGCGCAGGCGCCCGTCGAGCTTGAGCGGGCCGCAATGGGGCTTGGCCGGACGCCGGGACAGGCAGTGCGCCAGATCACTATGCGGCTCGCAGCGCCGGGTGCTGCTGCCAGCGTGGCGCTCGCAGCACTCGGCATTACCAATGAATTGACGGCGACGCTGATGCTGTCACCGAATGGCGTCGATACGCTGGCGACGAAATTCTGGTCGATGACCAGCGAGATCGATTATGTCTCTGCAGCACCCTATGCCTTCATGATGGTCGTGCTGTCGCTGCCGCTTACCCTTATGCTCTATGCCCAATCGAAACGGACTGCCGGCCAATGACGCTGCTTACGATCGACGCTATCAGCAAGCGTTATGGGCCGGTTCAGGCCTTGAAGGATATCTCGCTTGAAGTGCAGGCGGGCAGCCGCACGGCGGTTGTCGGTCCCTCCGGTTCCGGTAAGACGACGCTGCTGCGCATCATCGCCGGCTTCGAACAGCCTGATGTCGGCCGGGTGATGCTCGATGGTGAGGTGCTCGCCGACGGGCCGGCCTGCGTTCCCGCCCACAAGCGCGGCATCGGCATCGTTTCGCAGGATGGTGCGCTCTTTCCGCATCTGAGTGTCGCTGAAAATATCGGTTTCGGTTTCGAGCGCGGGGCGCCCGATCGCGACAAGCGTATCCGCGACCTTCTGGAAATGGTGGAACTCGAAAACAGTATGCTGGATCGCCGGCCGCATCAGCTTTCCGGCGGCCAGCAGCAGCGTGTGGCGCTTGCCCGCGCGCTCGGTCGCCGTCCGCGCCTCATGCTGCTCGACGAACCCTTTTCCGCGCTGGATACAGGCCTTCGGGAAAATATGCGCAAGGCGGTTGCCCGCGTCCTGCAGACGGCTGGCATCACCGCCGTTCTCGTGACCCATGATCAGGGCGAGGCCCTCTCCTTTGCCGATCAGGTTGCGGTACTGCGCGAGGGCAAGCTAGTGCAGGCCGGCACGCCGCAGACGCTTTATCTCAAGCCGCGGGATCGCGAGACGGCGCTTTTCCTTGGTGATGCGGTGATGCTGCCGGCGATCATCAAGAACGGCTTTGCCGATTGCGCGCTTGGCAGTGTGCCGGTTGAGGGGGTCCATCAGGGCAAGGCGGAAATCATGTTGCGGCCGGAGCAGATCCGCGTCGTCGTCGACGAGGCCAACGCGAAATACGGCGGGCGTGTCGTGGATGTGGAATTCGGCGGCGCAATTTGCACGGTGGCAGTGTCGCTTGCGGCTGTCGCGCTGCCGCCAATCCTGATCAAGACATCGAGCGTGGCGTTGCCGGCGCGGGGCGATCTCGTTCGCCTCGATATCGCCGGCAAGGCGCATGTTTTTTCGCGTTAGGTTCAGCCTGCCTTCAGAACCAGTTCTTGCGGCTCTTCGCCTGCCAGCCAGCCCCCGGTGAAGCCGGCGCGCTCGAGGCCGAGACGGATGACCGGATTCCTGCGCATCAGCTTCCAGATGAAGTCGGAACGTGCGTTCTCGACTGTCATCACGAGGAGGCCCTGGTCAATGGCCACGGTTCGGTCATCGACCCAGCCCTCAGGCCGCTTGGTCTGGACTGTCGGGTTGAAGCCGCCGGGGAAGCCGCCCTCCAGGAGCAGGTTCGGATAGGTCGTCAGCAGCGCCTTGGTGCCATCCAGGGCAGCCTGCCGGTCGTAAGGCAGGCAGCCGAGCGCTGCCCAGGGCGCGATCGTGCCGTCATCGGGGCCGAGCGGAGCACCGCGGGCTGCATAACCCAGTACCTTCGGATTGCGGCCACCGCGCATGCGCCGCGTCGGCGGCGGGCCGTCGCAAGCCGTAAAGCCCCAGATATCCTTGTTGTAGCCGACGAACTGGCCGGGATTGCGTTCCGCGTAGTCGCGCTGGACGTTGATGACGACCTGCGTGTTGCGGAAATAGTCCCAGTTCCGCTCGAGCATCGGCTTGTCCTGGATGCCTCGGAAATCGATCCAGGCATGGGAGAAAAGATGGATGAAGAGCGGGCCGGCATAGAGATAGGGCTGCTCGTTGAAGATCATCCACGAATAGCTTGCCGTGAAGGCGTCGTAGCTTGATTGCGGGATCGGGTAAGTCGGTGATGCCAGCGCCAGTGTGTAGAGGATGATCGCTTCATCGAAGCCATGGTAGCGCCAGCGCAGAAAACCTGAAGAGGGCTTCCAGCCCATCGAGATACAATCGCCCTTGTTCAGCGCCCAGCGCCAGTCGACGCGCTCGTAGATGAATTTTGCGAGCCCGCGGATCTCGGTCTCGGTTTCATCCTCGCCATCGAAATATTGCGCAGCTGTCAGGATGCCGGCGACGAGCAGAGCGGTATCGATGGTCGAAAGCTCGCTGTTCCAGGCGCGGTTGCCGGTATCCACGTGTAGGAAGTGGTAGAAGAAGCCGCGATGCCCGGTCGCGTGGCGTTCCGTGCCCTGCTTGGCGTTGGCGAAAAAATGCAGCGTGTTGAAGACGCGCTCGGCAGCTTCCGCGCGGCTGATCCAGCCGCGCTCGACGCCAACAGGATATGAGGATAGTCCGAAGCCGACCGCGGCGATGCTCGCCGGCACGCCAGGGATCGATGTGTCCGGCACAAGGCCGTTTTCAGGATTGGAATATTTCAGGAAATATTTGAACGCTGAATGCTGCAGCCTGTCGACTAGCGCGGCATCAATGTCTTCAATCCGTTGCAGCATGTGCTCCTGCCCAACTGTTATATCGCCCCATGCTTCAACATGGTGGCTGCCCCCAGGCAAATCAAACCTTTTTGATTCGCAAGGATAAGAGAACACAAACGCCGGCAATTGGCGTTAATAATTACCAGTGAAATAATATCTGGAATAAATGATATAAGCGATGCAGCAAAAGGGATTAAACCGCAGCCCCGGGATATGGTCCACCCCGTGCAATGCCTATCATCCTTAAACTTTCGGTTGAGCCTCCTGAGCCAGCTCAGGCGGCTTCCTCCATCCGCACCATATGGCCTGCTACGACTTCGCGGTACTGACGCTTCGGTGGCACGTAACCCACGGGGCGGACAGGGCTTTTCAGTTCGTCGGTGCCGAGGTTGCGGCGGATGCCGCGGCGGGCGGGATCCGGCACCGGAACAGCGGCCATCAGCTTCTTCGTGTAGGGATGCTGCGGATTGCGGAAAAGCTCCTCGCGCGGGCCGATTTCGACGATCTCGCCGAGATACATGACTGCAACGCGGTGGCTGACACGTTCGACGACAGCCATGTCGTGCGAGATGAAGAGGAAAGCGAGGTTGAGGCTCTGCTGCAGATCCATCAGCAGATTGCAGACCTGCGCCTTGATCGAGACGTCGAGAGCCGAGACGCTTTCATCCGCAACGATCACCTTCGGGTCGAGCGCAAGGGCGCGGGCGATGCAGATGCGCTGGCGCTGGCCGCCGGAAAATTCGTGCGGGTAACGCTTCATCATATCCGGTTTCAGGCCGACGCGTTCGAGCAGGTTGGCGGCCTTGTCGCGGGCCTGGGCACGAGTGCCGAGGCCGTGTTCGACAATGGGTTCGGCGACGGCAGCCCCTATCGTCATGCGCGGATTGAGGCTCGCGAAGGGGTCCTGGAAGATCATCTGGATGCTGCGGCGCATCTGACGCAGGCTGATCGCGTCGAGGTTCAGCACGTCATAGCCGTCAAGGCTGACAGAGCCTCCATTCGGTTGCACCAGGCGTGTGATCGAACGTCCTGTCGTGGATTTGCCGCAGCCGGATTCGCCGACGAGCGACAGCGTCTCGCCCTGGAAGAGTTCGAAGGAAACGTCCTCGACGGCATGAATGGCGCCGGTCTTGCGGCCGAGGAGACCGCCGTGAATATCGAAGCGAGTGACGAGGTTCTTCACTTCGAGGATCGGCGTCTTACGGCGGTCGACGGTTTCGGCCACTTCTACCGGCTCGCGGCGTTCGCCGGTCGCCGTGTCGATGACCGGAAAACGCAGCGGCCATTTGCGGCCATCCATCGAGCCGAGCCGCGGCACGGCAGAGAGCAGGGCGCGCGTATAGGGATGTTTGCCGCGATTGAAGATATCGTCCGTCGTTCCGGTTTCGACCGCTTCGCCGC encodes the following:
- a CDS encoding ABC transporter permease; its protein translation is MTKSGNRSSKAVAFLFQRVKASALLQDNRLLASGKKAPVTPGAARMSLPRGRMPHASVVLLASIVAVFSLVPLGFIAWVTYDVGWETVKTLVFRPRVGELLVNTVLLESITVPLSIVLAVILAWLTERTDIPFARLWAWLAIAPLAVPAFVHSYAWVSLLPGMRGLQSGVFVSVLAYYPFLYLPVAAALRRLDPAIEDAAASLGLDPWRVFFRTVLPQLRLAICGGSLLIALHLLSEYGLFVMIRFDTFATAIVDQFQSSYNSPASNMLGGVLVACCLFLLGLEILLRGNERYARVGSGSARPADRRRLGWFVVPAVALPIVLAALTLGVPLITLGRWLYLGGLGIWRIEVASAFVQTIVLAIAGGVLTTIAAMPMAWLSVRAPGRLQRILEACHYYVGSLPGVVVALALVSITVRLILPLYQTFATLLVAYVLLFLPRAMVGLRASIAQAPVELERAAMGLGRTPGQAVRQITMRLAAPGAAASVALAALGITNELTATLMLSPNGVDTLATKFWSMTSEIDYVSAAPYAFMMVVLSLPLTLMLYAQSKRTAGQ
- a CDS encoding ABC transporter ATP-binding protein, which translates into the protein MTLLTIDAISKRYGPVQALKDISLEVQAGSRTAVVGPSGSGKTTLLRIIAGFEQPDVGRVMLDGEVLADGPACVPAHKRGIGIVSQDGALFPHLSVAENIGFGFERGAPDRDKRIRDLLEMVELENSMLDRRPHQLSGGQQQRVALARALGRRPRLMLLDEPFSALDTGLRENMRKAVARVLQTAGITAVLVTHDQGEALSFADQVAVLREGKLVQAGTPQTLYLKPRDRETALFLGDAVMLPAIIKNGFADCALGSVPVEGVHQGKAEIMLRPEQIRVVVDEANAKYGGRVVDVEFGGAICTVAVSLAAVALPPILIKTSSVALPARGDLVRLDIAGKAHVFSR
- a CDS encoding ABC transporter ATP-binding protein encodes the protein MSDQPATSVSPVLSVRNLTTSFLADGEWRSVVRNVSFDVMPGETVAIVGESGSGKSVTSLSIMRLLAKGSSRVEGSITLNGRDILSLSDKEMRSVRGKDAAMIFQEPMTSLNPIFTIGRQISEALTCHGDISKADARAETIRLLEKVRIPNAASRFDEYPHQFSGGMRQRVMIAMALASRPKLLIADEPTTALDVTIQGQILDLIKVLQEEEGMSVLFITHDMGVVAEIADRTIVMYRGEAVETGTTDDIFNRGKHPYTRALLSAVPRLGSMDGRKWPLRFPVIDTATGERREPVEVAETVDRRKTPILEVKNLVTRFDIHGGLLGRKTGAIHAVEDVSFELFQGETLSLVGESGCGKSTTGRSITRLVQPNGGSVSLDGYDVLNLDAISLRQMRRSIQMIFQDPFASLNPRMTIGAAVAEPIVEHGLGTRAQARDKAANLLERVGLKPDMMKRYPHEFSGGQRQRICIARALALDPKVIVADESVSALDVSIKAQVCNLLMDLQQSLNLAFLFISHDMAVVERVSHRVAVMYLGEIVEIGPREELFRNPQHPYTKKLMAAVPVPDPARRGIRRNLGTDELKSPVRPVGYVPPKRQYREVVAGHMVRMEEAA
- a CDS encoding glucoamylase family protein, whose amino-acid sequence is MLQRIEDIDAALVDRLQHSAFKYFLKYSNPENGLVPDTSIPGVPASIAAVGFGLSSYPVGVERGWISRAEAAERVFNTLHFFANAKQGTERHATGHRGFFYHFLHVDTGNRAWNSELSTIDTALLVAGILTAAQYFDGEDETETEIRGLAKFIYERVDWRWALNKGDCISMGWKPSSGFLRWRYHGFDEAIILYTLALASPTYPIPQSSYDAFTASYSWMIFNEQPYLYAGPLFIHLFSHAWIDFRGIQDKPMLERNWDYFRNTQVVINVQRDYAERNPGQFVGYNKDIWGFTACDGPPPTRRMRGGRNPKVLGYAARGAPLGPDDGTIAPWAALGCLPYDRQAALDGTKALLTTYPNLLLEGGFPGGFNPTVQTKRPEGWVDDRTVAIDQGLLVMTVENARSDFIWKLMRRNPVIRLGLERAGFTGGWLAGEEPQELVLKAG